The following proteins are co-located in the Microcebus murinus isolate Inina chromosome 21, M.murinus_Inina_mat1.0, whole genome shotgun sequence genome:
- the LOC142863052 gene encoding ribosomal biogenesis factor-like: protein MAKNKLRGQKSRNVFHIASQKNFKAKNKAKRVTANLKKINIMNYEMVNRVNKAFVNIQKELTHFSKRLSLEPVQKELIPQPCHENEPVHVDEATRLMAQL, encoded by the coding sequence ATGGCCAAGAACAAATTAAGAGGGCAGAAGTCCAGGAATGTATTTCACATAGCCAGCCAAAAAAACTTTAAggctaaaaacaaagcaaaacgaGTTACCGCTAATCTTAAGAAGATAAACATTATGAATTATGAAATGGTTAACAGAGTGAATAAAGCTTTTGTAAATATACAAAAGGAACTTACACACTTCTCAAAACGCCTTTCTCTTGAACCTGTGCAGAAAGAATTGATTCCTCAGCCATGTCATGAAAATGAACCAGTTCATGTTGATGAAGCTACAAGATTAATGGCTCAGTTGTAA